The Filimonas lacunae genomic sequence GTCTGTCATCGCCTTTTCAGGCACCGCCCATAATGTGCCTGCCTTATCCGCCCCTGTTACCGTAATGTTGCTGAAAACAATATGCTTCCAAACAGGCGTAGTGCTGGTAACCGTTTGCGCCGCATCGCCGGAAGCGGAAGCGGGAATGGTATTATCAGGATAGTATTCTACCAGGTTAAAAGGATTAGAGACATTGGTCATAGTAAGATTGGTGTAGGTCAGGTACTGCACGGTGCCGCTGCGGGTGCGGTTCGATTTGATACGGATACCATTATCTGTTCCGTTGAATGTACAGTTATCTACCGTAACATGATCAATATTAGCCGCATAGCTGCCTATAGAAAGGCCATGCCCGGCGCCAAAGGTGCAACCTGTTACCGTCACATATTTCCCATTGGTGTTAATAGCAATGTTATCATCTCCACAGCTGATGTTACAATTGGTGATGTTTACATTGGTGCACCACACATCGATACCATCTGTGTTAGGAGAAGTAGCGGGCGAACTGAGGGTAACACCGGAAACAGTAACGCTGTTATTGTTTTTCCCGATGCCGATATGGCTATTAGGCGCATTGATAATAGTGATGCCGGATATTTCCAGCGTGCTGGCGCTGCCCCCTACACCAATAATGGCAGGCCGCGCAATAGCAGCACCATTGGCCTTGGAAGTATTATAGGCGCTCCACCAGGCAGCCCCCTGCCCGTCAATAGTACCCGGCCCTGACACCTTTGCATTGGCGATGCCGCCCAGGTCAATAAAAGCGGCTACGTCTGCGGTGCCACCTGCGCCGGGATAAGAAGCATAGGCCAGCACTTTAAGCGTAGTGCCACTGGACAACTGCAGCCCTACATTATTTTTCAGCTTTAAAGGGCCACTTACAAATGTTCCTGATGGAACAACCACGGTACCCCCTCCGGCGTTAAACGCTGCATTAATAGCAGCCAGGATGGCCGATGCATTGTCAGCTGCACTGGTGGAAGCCCCGTAATTTGTGATGGGAAAGGTACCGGATGGGATACTGGGAACGTCTACTACCGAAAGAGATCCCAGGTCTTTGGCAGTTAGCCCGGAAGCTACTGCCGGTTGTTCTTTTTTACTACAACCGCCTATTACCAGGCTGGCTATAGCAATGGCTGCAATCTTGCTTTTCATATATTTTGTT encodes the following:
- a CDS encoding glycoside hydrolase family 28 protein, producing the protein MKSKIAAIAIASLVIGGCSKKEQPAVASGLTAKDLGSLSVVDVPSIPSGTFPITNYGASTSAADNASAILAAINAAFNAGGGTVVVPSGTFVSGPLKLKNNVGLQLSSGTTLKVLAYASYPGAGGTADVAAFIDLGGIANAKVSGPGTIDGQGAAWWSAYNTSKANGAAIARPAIIGVGGSASTLEISGITIINAPNSHIGIGKNNNSVTVSGVTLSSPATSPNTDGIDVWCTNVNITNCNISCGDDNIAINTNGKYVTVTGCTFGAGHGLSIGSYAANIDHVTVDNCTFNGTDNGIRIKSNRTRSGTVQYLTYTNLTMTNVSNPFNLVEYYPDNTIPASASGDAAQTVTSTTPVWKHIVFSNITVTGADKAGTLWAVPEKAMTDLLFDNVKITATKGMTANYVNGAAFTNGSKITVSSGNAFVSTYNSTITGINTTTGAAQ